The Ziziphus jujuba cultivar Dongzao chromosome 12, ASM3175591v1 sequence CGTCGAAGGAATGTCGGTTATGTTTCGGGAACCCCCTACTGGGATATTGTTAGCACCAACACTGGGCGGAGCTACTATGAACTTTGTCTTCTAGCCGAGATCCCGCCGCATCTGTGACAGCTGAGTAAGGCACTGGTATGTTACCGCTATATACTGTTCCAGTAGCGAAGAAAATTTTACAAGCTGGTCGTCGACATGTTGTTTTAAACTTGCCTCTATGGACTTCATTATTTCTGCAATGTCCTCATTCCTCATGACTCTCTCTCAATGAAAGCACCAATGATATAGAAAAAAGATGATAATTGCACTCTTCGAGTCAGTGCCAAACTCCCtccaaaagattttttttcattcaaaaacATTCTGATAGAATATTGCCCTGCTGATTATATAGTTGCTTCTCaccaaaatattcaaaaacaaacaatagcaaaataacaaaattggaGAACAGAAAATGGTTATGAGCTATGGTTTTTCGAAAAAAATCTCAACGTTGCCTTGGCATAATGAAATCTTTGAGCTAGCATGGTCTCACATGTTTCTTGGCCTCACGAAGCATGCTTGACTCTCCTGTGAGTTTCTTCCAGTTTCCTTCAGCTACCTCTTTGATCCCAGCTTCAAAATGACCCCCTCCTCCACTCGTTTCATCTTTAGTATTAACCTGGGTCTTTTCCACTTTTGCCTCAAATCTAGCTCACTTGCTCATTTGTTCCTGGACTTGGTTGCTCTCCAAAATCACTTTAGCTTTACTATCATAGTCTAGGACCTAGGTTGCTAACAAACAATCATAGTAGTATGAAAAAGTTTTacccaattaaataaataagttactAATAGCATTACGAAAAGGTTCTATCCAAAAAAGACATGGAATTGTGAGATGAAAATGCatagaaattaaaagaattcGAATTTTATCGGGGTTGATATTTTACatgataaaacaattatttctgCCATTTTTCACCTTAAATCcacataatttttcaattgttcATTGCtcgatcaaaaaattaaatagaatgaGTCAAATGACATGCACGTGATGCTTATATAGGGGTAAGTAAGGTAGTTTCATACTTTCatctaagaaaagaaaaattgatgaTAGAAACCAGGCTCCAAGACCTATAATCCCATCTCAAATCCTCAATTGACCCAATGGATTTCCGGCGACACGTCGAGGTTCACCTATACCAACAAACAGGGACACCGTTTTAGTGATTCAAATCTCGCGGACTGTAGCAGAGAAGCTATGTCTAGGACTGAAGGGCATGAGGACTTGCGGAGGAGGTGGGTTTGCCATTAGCTACCCATGAGTCAAATCGCTTGATAAAATGCAAAGATCAATGTATATAAAGATATCCAAGACCATACGGCTTCAATGATCGAATGCAGGATTGCATGGTTGAACTCGGTGTCCCGCTCACAATAGAACTCAGTTTTCACCAGGTCCATTCCAATTCCATTCCTCAATTattcaatgatatatatatatatatatatatatattttttttttaatattcttgaCTCATATTTGTTATAATGATTCCCCAATTTTTGAGCCTTATGCTTTTCAAAGTAGTTGTTGTGCTggtatgtgatttaattttgatGGGTTtcttccattttgttttttataggAATGCTTTGAATTAGACACAtaattcttatcaattttttatttttattttttttgcttttcaatGTTTCAAGTTAGATTTGACGTTACATCAATATGCTAAAGCGATAGCTGATGGAAATATGTATATTTGGATTAGGGTGATTTGTTTGTGTTAAATAATGCTAAATTGGAAGAGATATTCTTGTTTGTAGATTTGGTCAAGGCAATACGAGACAAACACATGAAATTGCAGACTTACTCTTCTTGTTGCTCCATCATCTTCTCTTTCTATCAgcgtattttgtttttattagaaAGTGTGAAATTACCGACTATCACATGCGTGTCATGCGAcccattttgttttattttttgagagaGGGACTAACGATACAAAGATTGCATGAGTATAGggtgcaaaatataaaaaaataaaaataaataaataaatgtaaaatggCAGCCCTAATAAAATTTGGGATGTCCCTTCAAAGAAATAATCACCCACATtgcactttttgtttttatggtcTATAAAAGAATTAGTGCAACGATTATACCATCGTATACCATGCtattcatgtattttttttttcaccaaaaaagaatgtaatttacattattttaaataaggaaaaattcatttatactttttaaattttatcattatttcatttatattctatattttttaaatatacagACTCAATTGtcaatttctattaattttttgatcaatttaaaaaattaaatgtcaaGATTGTATTTATACGATGGTATAACCGTATGGAGTTCACAAGTAGGGCTTACAGAGTGCATAGTGAGATACAAATGGGACTTTCCAAAATTGGAATCCATAAAATTGGACTTGTAAAGTAATAGATCAGGTTTGTAACATTTGCTTCATATGCTTTACTTGATGTTGTGCAAGACTATAGATTATTCAGTTTATAAGTTGCAAGTGATAGTTGTAATTATACGATATTACTTTACCTTACACCTTATATAAATTACTTTCCTGAATTCATCAATTGACTAGAATTGATTATTTCATTTAGTATGATGATAGcaaatataaatgcatttgaagGAATTTAAGTGAAGAGCTACCTACTTAAGTTGATTAGGAACCTCTCTATTTTTATGGAAATGGAGAATCTTAATTGAAGCATTTTATGCCACATCATATGATATTAATCTAATGGTTAGAATTAAATCTAATCATTTTACATAACATGAAGCAATTTTCTAAACTTCTATTAACTTTAAAATGACATTAGTTTCCGTTAttactttaaaaattatatacatacttttcaaatagaaaaccatatcaataatattgttattctttcTTCCAAATCAAATATTGTTATAActatttggcccaaaaaaaataaaataaatagaaaatataataactgATATATAAACGCAAGCTatataaattaaagaatataaacTACCACAATGAAATGTTTAGGATTTACATTAACCTTTTCAATAATTCAAACAACTTCGTagtttttttcagaaaaaaaggtggtaaaaaaagattttgatttaCAGTTTCTGGTGGCTTCTTGATTTAGAAatttatccacatatatatatagataaatatatattttaaatttatccaTATGTATAGAAATActtttgtatttaatatttatttagaaaatattcatatttaaattaaccaagagctttacaaaaataaattataaatataaaaactattAACTATATGACTTATTTCCTAAAACTATTCAAATTATTAACGATGATAATGCAATGGttcaaaattattcaaaacatataatattatattatttatctaattagAGATTCTCCATTTCCGTAAAAGCGGAGAGAATCCTGGTTCACTTCAACCACATTATAAATAATCATTCAATTCTTATCATCATCATAGTattgaaaaacaatataaaagttATCAACTTGGAAAGCCTTCCtacaaaaatcacataaatgttGTAAATTCCTAGTGGAACTATCATACTCCCCAATCACCCAATTATGCCTCATCATCACCTCTTCACAACAAAAGATGTTCCTTGAAGGTCTCGAAAAAGTAGCAATTGATGATTATGGCTTCTATTTttcctaaaaatatttatcatatagGTTATTCTAAAATTGAAGAATATTTCCCTTAGttattttttcattgatttatttcttgaaagtaaaattattgcttataatttttgaatttaacagAACACAATATGGTTTAGGTCATaccacgtttttttttttttttggttttttttctttttttctttttcgttatGTCATACTACATTAAATGGATTTCtatatgggtttttttttttttttgcattaatacccttttgatttttccttttatataaatttacgCTTATGTCTTTaagtttgttttttgttattaatactTTTTGAACTTCATAAATGCatctcaatttatatatatatatatatatatatttatttacacttttaagtgttgaaaaaaatatttattttaatcgaCTCAAATTAATTTGCATTCCATCTATTCTTTTAAGAGTATCTTAATAATTAAGGATACATgatatataaactttttaaaaacattttcatttctatttcaaagagttttatttcattttcacaatttcaaataggttttataaattaaaaaaattaaaataaaaaaaattatttaactctctaaatataaaaaacaaacctaatctctatataaaatttttaataaactcaattattaatatacaattttttatacataattttaattaatttatttaaaaattatcgaatcataaatatcaaaattttaataaaaaaatttgataattctgtatttttttaaaaaatatatatatgtatatatatatatattattattattatttttttcctgttttccataaataaacaaaataaatgacTCTGGTACCTGAGTAAAATAAACACGAAAACTTGTTATTTACCTAAAATTTTCAGGTACTATAATAAACACACTCCCTTCAGGTACTCAGTAGCAGAGCACAGCACAAGTCACAGGAATTCGCTGAAATCTCTCTACAGTCTATACCCAccgcttcttcttcttcatttatgGTATATCTTTTTTACTTCCGCTTTTCctatttttctcattattttttttttctatatttttctttagcTTTCTTCTTCATCGCATTCTTCGAGCtcctgaaattttattttattttatttttttgtggggtTTGTTTTTGCTTGTTAATGCTTTAGATCCAATGCACTTTGTTTCTCAACTCAACCGCTCcgtttgatatttttttcaattttctttttaaaatcacaTTTGGTTCTAGGCAGCAGCGGATCTTTTACTTCAtttcactgtttttttttttttttccccgtttatttttgttgtttgaagCTTGAAATTGGTTTTTGTCGGATATTCGACCCATTTCGACTCTAGGGTTTgtaactttaaatttaaatatggaaaccatttttttttttttaagggttttGTGATTCtgtttttattcaaattaacaGCTTTTGCTTGgtaattttttatcgatatatCATCACGGGTCCTTGGTGTTTGCTGATGCAGTTGTGAAAGTTCTGAGGTTTTTGCAGTGGTCAGATTTAAAGTTAATGCTATGGGAAAATCCCCGGGAAAATGGATCAAAAACTTGCTTCTTGGGAAGAAATCATCAAAGTCCAATTATTCAAAGAGAAGAGAGGTATTAGGTTTATGTATGGTTGTGATATTCTGTTATCGAGGAACAATTTGGTCTTCAGGAGGACAGTATAAACCTGGACTTTGTCTCCTTAGGCTTGCACATATCTTTTTCGTTTGCttcattgaaattattaatcaaTAGTCTGGTCTTAGATTTTATGGTGAAAATATAGTGGAATGTTCAAATAATTTGCATGCATtatcttaccatttattttccAAACAATATGTAGTACAATACTGGTGTTTGCCTTGAGGTAGAAGAACGGATATCCTAAACCGGGAATTTCTGCCTCAGATATTTGCATACTAAGTAGTGGGACTTGTTTAAGGGACTTCCTAGCTTGGCTACAACTTGACATGTTACTATGTTGTAAAGCATATTTCTCGTATGGGCTAAGTGTATGCATACCTAACCTGTTTGCTTAATGTTGACTATCCTAGTTGTACTTGAATGGCTTTTACATCAATGTGGTTGTTCGGGAGACTAATTAAATGCATTATCATTGTTGCATATGAAGAAAGTAAATACAAAGCAGAAAGGAAATTTTGAACTGGGCATAAAATAGTTATTTGCGATGGGAACTCACCCTCTTTAAATTGTTTCTAATTTTAAGGGTTTACatttagtagtagtagtagatGGATTTGAAAGTGGAAACTCAAATTCTCATGCCTAGTCATTTGTgtaaaatcaatttcattttgttgaattttggcTTCATTTTCATACTTGTAGTTGAAGTTAGAAGTTTCACTTTTGATTCATATTCATTCTAATACTTTTTGCACAGAAATCTGCGAATAAAGAGGATGAATCAGCATTTTCTAAGTTATCTGTCTCTGACATTACTGTGGATGCTCCATCTATTGCTCCACCATTGATTGGAACTGTTGCTGATAATAAAGGGGAATTAGATAATGGAGTGGCTGCCAAATTACCAAACAATGGACCTGTTCTTTCTGATGCAAAGGAAGATGGTAAGGAGCAAGCTATTATCAGCTCGGCATCAACTGAAGATCCAGACCAAATCAAGCTAGAGAAAGCTGCCACAAAGGCACAGGCTGCTTTTAGAGGTTATGTGGTACTTACCTGAAACTCTGGACGGTGAGCTGTGTATATGTTTCGTCTTTTAAATATCCAACTATTTTCCTAAatccaaaccctaaacccttaACACTGAATccagagggggaaaaaaaaattatcaagctCCGaggcctaaaccctaaaccctgaACACTGAATCCAAAACCCTCAAGCTAACTCCTACATTCTAAAAATTAATCGCTTCATCCTTATGCAAATTTCTGaaacttttttctattttatagaaGTAATAGAAGATTGTACAATGTACTTAACTTCACTCTTGCATAACCATTAAAAATTTGCTAAGCTTTcctgataatttttattttgaacttgATTGTTTCTTTTAGAAGAAAGAAGCATATATAGAGACAAACTGGGAAAAAGCTATTGGGGCTTATGACATATCATGGCTTGAATGATGAATTATTAAGTGGCTCCCATTCACAGGCATCTATGTTCAATTCTTTCATTGTTTTCTAAGAAGGAAACCTTCTACACTGAAATGACTTATCCCCTTGCTAGTGGTAAGTTATAGGTTTCTAAAGGACTGTTATATAAGAATGTTAATTAAGGACACAGATAATAATTTGCTCAAAATCCAGAGTAAATATGACACTAACTCTCAGTTTGGTCCTACGTCTGGTTCATTTTGTTACTAAAAATGGAGGAGGAAACTCAGTACCAAATGCTTGGCAATCCCTGATAGAGCTTATCTATGATTTTGTGCCGAACCTGGTAAATGAGCAAATAGGTGGTCTTTAGGGAAATGTTAAACAAAAGTTTTTCCTTTAAGTGTGAAGAGGCTTTTCccattgttttttatatttttatattttatatttttatcttttttatcatcACCTAAACCTTGTTTTCCTGAATTTATTTTTCGGTAATTGATAACTACTTTACGTGATTAAATGTTCTACTTTTGTTTTGGCAAGATAATTGATGTTTACTAATGTCACCATAATATCTTTGAAGGCTCGCCGGGCATTTCGAACCCTTAAGAGCATCATAAGACTGCAAGCTCTTGTTCGTGGTCACTTGGTTAGAAGACAAGCTGTATCCACGTTATGCTGTATACGGGGAATTATTAAATTTCAGGCACTAGTTCGTGGTCGTAAGGTGGCACTAGTTCGTGGTCGTAAGGTGAAGTTCTTCTATTGGAATTGGTGTGCATCCAATGAAATTTGAGATAACCTTCGAAATTCATTTATGCAGCAAATGTGGAATATAATTATTTCATGTCAAAAGATTTTTACTGTTATTGATAATATCACTAAATCAAAATAATCAGTTGgcaagtttaaatattttgatgagATGTATGTAAATTATGTCATATAATCAGATtgttaatttaaaatgtttataagATATATGTATCCTACAAAAttgtatgatatatatatatatatatttttttttttggtgaataaattgTGTAATAGCTGATTGCTGCATGTCCTACTTTCAGTctagttttgttttttgatttttgtttttttttttttttttaatataaattatattttgacatttattGATGCACCAGGATGCTAAATGTTCAAAGTCTCCTGGACTAAGTACATCTACTCAGATGGAGAGGCTGTCTAGAAATATTTTTGTTCACAAGGTGAGGTTCTTTTTGGTACTGCCTTAAATATGCTTGTCTTGGATTCATTTATAAGGCCATTTGTGGAAACATACtgaaattattttaagtttattaCATAGTACAAGGCTCATAATTATACTGGATTTTACTTACAATCAAAGGAGGGTAGATCTTTGAAATTTCTGAGAACATAGTGCTAGTGTTTAGCTCCTGAACATAGGGGAATTTCGGGTACacatggttttttattttttattttttaataaataattttttaattttttttctaaaatttctttaaaactaATACAAGGTTAAATTGCATACAACATGCTAACAGGTTATTAAATTCAGATATTAGAATTTTTCCATACCCTACCAGTTTTATTTTGGACACAAGCATGATTTGTAAGTTAATCGGTTTAATTTGTAATCGgtttaattagtttataattTTGTAAGTTGCCATTGTTTTCTCTAACTTAGCCAATTACCACTTTATCCTAATATGATATGAAAGAACATATTGGtgctcttttcttcttcttcttcttctctattTTTCCCCCCTTAATTCTTTTATCTTTGTTTAAATCAcagattccattttttttttttttaagggtaaATAAATCATAGATTCGGTAAATAGGAAAGGTGCACAAATTATGTATCACTATGaaaaaatcatatttggaaATGGCATTTGTATATTTGAGCCTAAATATACAGGATTTGCAAGTTATACTGTTATAGTACTTAAAACCAGTTCTGATGTTCTAGTAATACTGGTTTTGGTATTGTCTTTTGAGAGGAAGAAagatgtattatattatatattgatctGTATATACCTCTTTATATGCTATTATGGATGGTCCAACTGAGCATGTGAgtgttaatttttattactttcaGCTTCTTGCATCATTGCCTACTGCGATTCCTCTACGTCTCCAGTATGCTTCAGAGGAACCTAATGCTGCCTTGCAGTGGCTAGAGCGTTGGACCAGATCTCGCTTTTGGGAACCTCTCTCACAATCAAAGAATCTCTCACAACCAAAGAAGAATCTTAACTCAAAGTCTCGAACAAAGCATGAGAGCTTTCAAATGGGAGAAGCTGAACAAGGTAGGTCAAAAAGAAGTGTAAAGAGAACATCTGTGGCCAATGTTGAAAATGGATCAGTTTGTTCAACTTTAGATTCTCAAAAACATAAATGCAATTTGAGGAAAGTTACCAGTCACTCAGTTAATTCTGGTCAGGAGCATCCAcaaaatgagagtgagaaagTTAAGCGTAAGTTGAGAAAAGCTCCTGATCTCACAAAAGAGTTTTCTGATCATTCAGTGGTTAATAATGGAAAACTAAAACTTAGTATGAGGAAATCATCAGGCTCTGGTGCCCCTGATGTTTTGGAGCAGTGCACTAGTGATTCTGCCAAAAAATTAGAAGATTTGGGAGTGGCATTTTCAAAGCAATCTGAAATTGAAAAGAGTGTGGTACTTCCAACAGCAGATGATCCAGTTGATAAGTTACATTGTCATCCTTCTTTTGATTTGCAGCCTATAGAGAGCAATTGTAAAACTGATGATGTTCAGGGGATAAATCAGGAGTTAAGCTCTAAGGATGATTGTATTGGCAATGAGAACCAGAAAACAAGCCAGAGAAGAGCTTCTTTACCCGCAAAATTTGATCATCAAGAAAGTGGTTTGCATAACACACCCACAGTACCGAGCTATATGGCACCAACTGAATCTGCAAAAGCTAAGCTGAGGGGACAAGGCTCCCCGAGGTTTTCCTGGGATGTGGTTGAGAAGAATGCTGCAAACAGACGACATTCTTTGTCTTCCTCCACCAATAGCAAGCTGAGTTCTCTATCACCTCGAGCACAGAGACTGGTTCAAACAACTGGTAGAGGATTCATCAAAAGTGACAGATCTTTGTCATCTTGTAGAGATGGTGGTGGTAAGAACTAAGAAGTGAACTTGATTCCTTAATATTGCTCTCTCTTGTGCCCTGTTCTTATGTCTTTGGCCCAGGAATGAGGCAAACGCCACGTGGTCATGTTTATCCCACATAAACCTtcttcctctttctttctttttttttttttttaaaaaattttttttttaatttatttttattatatatatatatatatacaagggaAAATTTAAACTGTGTTTTTGACAATAAAATTAATGCTCTCATCATCACCAGATAACGAAGAAGATTCCAAGCCATCTATACACCGTGTATGACATCctattatattttagtatttcagtAGCTGATATTGAACCTGTTTTTATAAGCTGCCTCTTTTACCCCAAACTGCTGAAACGTTTTTGCTTGACTTGGAGGTTagctaattttgaaaaagaaaattagatttgtATTGTGTGCAATGCAATATtagaattttactatttttgtttATACTAATTTGTAAATTATGGTTTCTGATTGTTCATATTTTGGATAATGGTCATTACAGATAAGGTGATTCAACCAGAGTGGAGGAGGTGATCTACAAAACCTACTATTCTGAGGAAATATCTCGAGGGAATTTCAACTCAGCTGCAGGTTCTTTGGATCATGTTGTCGTTATTAGGTATAAATTGTAGGACCAGTGTGTCTTCTTAATAGGTACATGCATTTATGTCTGAGTGTTTGGATTGGTATCTTTTAGGCTTCAGCTGtataattttccttcttttttcttttttcctttttatttttatttttatttttttgttcaagcTTTTATCATACAGAAAATGTGAGAAAGGCTTTAAGTTTATACTCTGAGATATCAAGTTATACAGTTTCATTTCATTTCTTACTGGAAATTGATATCTGAATCTTATTCTTTCTGGGTTTATGACATGCCCTATTTCTGAATAGAATCTCTTTTAGGGTTTGATCCCATCACAATAATTTTGGGAAGTTATGCTTGTTTTTATCCCATCACGATAATTTTGCTGCTAGATGAGGTAAATATGTCATTAAGTCTGTTACAATGATCTTATTTCATTGAGCTTCTGTGGGAGATGTTTTTGCACCTCTCCTGAAGCTTATAGTTGTTGACAATTCTTTGCTATAACTAGCATGTCTCTCATGCAACACAGAAAGCGAAAAGCGAAGTTCCTGGAGTCCAAGTAGGGTGGAACTTTGCCAGGCCGACTGAAT is a genomic window containing:
- the LOC107428850 gene encoding protein IQ-DOMAIN 29 → MGKSPGKWIKNLLLGKKSSKSNYSKRREKSANKEDESAFSKLSVSDITVDAPSIAPPLIGTVADNKGELDNGVAAKLPNNGPVLSDAKEDGKEQAIISSASTEDPDQIKLEKAATKAQAAFRGYVARRAFRTLKSIIRLQALVRGHLVRRQAVSTLCCIRGIIKFQALVRGRKVALVRGRKDAKCSKSPGLSTSTQMERLSRNIFVHKLLASLPTAIPLRLQYASEEPNAALQWLERWTRSRFWEPLSQSKNLSQPKKNLNSKSRTKHESFQMGEAEQGRSKRSVKRTSVANVENGSVCSTLDSQKHKCNLRKVTSHSVNSGQEHPQNESEKVKRKLRKAPDLTKEFSDHSVVNNGKLKLSMRKSSGSGAPDVLEQCTSDSAKKLEDLGVAFSKQSEIEKSVVLPTADDPVDKLHCHPSFDLQPIESNCKTDDVQGINQELSSKDDCIGNENQKTSQRRASLPAKFDHQESGLHNTPTVPSYMAPTESAKAKLRGQGSPRFSWDVVEKNAANRRHSLSSSTNSKLSSLSPRAQRLVQTTGRGFIKSDRSLSSCRDGGDKVIQPEWRR